In Cicer arietinum cultivar CDC Frontier isolate Library 1 chromosome 1, Cicar.CDCFrontier_v2.0, whole genome shotgun sequence, one DNA window encodes the following:
- the LOC140919227 gene encoding uncharacterized protein, translating to MSTEMNALWKRFRSLDVIGKRVLKSKVRELAFPSTSSICPPPEKVKTKGRVKKSKGMKPDGYDVYRDPSYFEHVNATYGEDIGSQPSQSKKRQASQSKKHPSQSSHSSKNLLLTQFPDIIQPYIDDIFDVAADGNCGFRAIALLLGFGEECWSLVRKRLDQEIVSHVTPYDRLFTGRIKEVRDSLMISGLGVQPMDKWLSMPDMGYVIATTYNIILVTFGLTFSMTFFPMRGSHSGSTKNDRICCIGFVNGNHWVPLKMKDGFPMPDIAPGWKQYRTNEATSWAIAYTGRLQHWGYLLGRLSRVTQNPPTEPVDAMSLDEP from the exons ATGTCTACTGAGATGAATGCCTTATGGAAACGCTTTCGATCACTTGATGTTATTGGGAAACGAGTGTTGAAGAGTAAAGTGCGTGAACTTGCTTTTCCAAGTACAAGTTCAATATGTCCACCACCTGAAAAAGTCAAAACCAAAGGAAGAGTGAAGAAGAGTAAGGGTATGAAGCCAGatggatatgatgtatatcgagacccttcttactttgagcatgttaatgcaacatatggTGAAGATATTGGTTCCCAACCCTCTCaatcaaagaagagacaagcctctcaatcaaagaaacacCCCTCTCAGTCatctcattcttcaaaaaatttgttattgacACAATTTCCTGATATTATTCAGCcatacattgatgacatatttgacgtggcagctgatggaaattgtggttTTCGCGCTATTGCATTATTGCTTGGTTTCGGTGAAGAGTGTTGGTCTTTGGTCCGCAAGAGATTGGATCAAGAGATTGTTTCTCATGTAACTCCATATGATAGATTGTTCACAGGACGCATTAAAGAAGTAAGAGATTCGTTGATGATATCCGGCTTAGGTGTTCAACCCATGGATAAATGGTTGTCCATgcctgatatgggttacgtgatagcgacaacatataatattattcttgtcaCGTTCGGTCTGACATTTTCAATGACTTTCTTTCCTATGAGGGGTTCACATTCCggatcgacaaaaaatgatcgcatttgttgtattggttttgttaatgGAAATCACTGGGTTCcg ttAAAGATGAAAGATGGATTTCCAATGCCAGACATTGCACCAGGTTGGAAGCAATATCGTACCAATGAAGCAACTTCTTGGGCAATAGCATACACAGGCCGTCTACAACACTGGGGGTATTTATTAGGCCGGTTGTCACGTGTTACCCAAAATCCACCTACGGAACCCGTAGATGCAATGTCTTTAGATGAaccttaa